The following proteins come from a genomic window of Streptococcus pneumoniae:
- a CDS encoding L-ribulose-5-phosphate 3-epimerase, whose product MVRPIGIYEKATPTHFTWLERLNFAKELGFDFVEMSIDERDERLARLDWSKEERLEVVKAIYETGVRIPSICFSGHRRYPLGSKDPVLEEKSLELMKKCIELAQDLGVRTIQLAGYDVYYEEKSPQTRQRFIKNLRKACDWAEEAQVVLAIEIMDDPFISSIEKYLAIEKEIDSPFLFVYPDIGNVSAWHNDIYSEFYLGHHAIAALHLKDTYAVTESSKGQFRDVPFGQGCVKWEEAFDILKETNYNGPFLIEMWSENCETVEETRAAVQEAQAFLYPLIKKAGLM is encoded by the coding sequence ATGGTACGTCCAATTGGAATTTATGAAAAGGCAACCCCAACACACTTTACTTGGCTAGAACGTTTAAATTTTGCCAAGGAGTTAGGCTTTGATTTTGTCGAGATGTCTATTGACGAACGTGACGAGCGTTTAGCAAGACTTGACTGGAGTAAGGAAGAACGCTTGGAAGTTGTCAAAGCAATCTATGAAACTGGTGTTCGTATTCCTTCTATCTGTTTTTCAGGCCATCGTCGCTACCCATTGGGTTCAAAAGATCCAGTTCTAGAGGAAAAATCTCTAGAACTCATGAAAAAATGTATCGAATTAGCTCAAGACTTGGGAGTTCGTACGATTCAATTAGCTGGTTACGATGTTTACTATGAGGAAAAGTCACCCCAGACACGCCAACGTTTTATCAAAAATTTGAGAAAAGCCTGTGACTGGGCTGAAGAAGCTCAGGTGGTACTTGCTATTGAAATTATGGATGATCCTTTCATCAGTAGCATCGAAAAATATTTGGCTATAGAAAAAGAGATTGACTCTCCCTTCCTCTTTGTATATCCAGATATTGGTAATGTGTCTGCATGGCATAATGATATCTATAGTGAGTTTTATCTTGGTCATCATGCCATCGCAGCTCTCCATCTCAAGGATACTTATGCAGTGACAGAAAGTTCAAAGGGCCAGTTCCGAGATGTACCTTTCGGGCAAGGTTGTGTCAAATGGGAAGAAGCTTTCGATATTTTAAAGGAAACCAATTATAATGGACCTTTCCTAATCGAAATGTGGTCTGAAAATTGTGAAAC
- a CDS encoding PTS sugar transporter subunit IIA → MNLKQALIDNDSIRLGLEANNWKEAVKVAVDPLIESGAILPEYYDAIIESTEEYGPYYILMPGMAMPHARPEAGVQSDAFSLITLQNPVVFSDGKEVSVLLALAATSSKIHTSVAIPQIIALFELEDSIARLQACQTKEDVLAMIEESKDSPYLEGLDLES, encoded by the coding sequence ATGAATTTAAAACAAGCTTTAATTGACAATGACTCGATCCGACTAGGTTTAGAGGCTAACAATTGGAAAGAAGCAGTCAAGGTAGCAGTAGATCCCCTAATTGAAAGTGGGGCAATTTTGCCAGAGTATTACGATGCTATCATTGAATCGACTGAAGAGTATGGGCCTTACTATATCTTGATGCCAGGTATGGCTATGCCCCACGCTAGACCTGAAGCTGGTGTGCAAAGTGATGCCTTTTCATTGATTACCTTACAAAATCCTGTTGTATTTTCAGATGGGAAAGAGGTATCTGTTTTGTTGGCACTAGCAGCAACAAGTTCAAAAATTCACACAAGTGTAGCCATTCCACAAATTATTGCCCTGTTTGAATTAGAAGATTCTATTGCACGTTTACAGGCTTGCCAGACTAAAGAAGATGTCTTGGCTATGATTGAAGAATCTAAGGATAGCCCTTATCTCGAAGGATTGGATTTGGAAAGTTAG
- a CDS encoding 3-keto-L-gulonate-6-phosphate decarboxylase UlaD — protein MTKRIPNLQVALDHSDLQGAIKAAVSVGQEVDIIEAGTVCLLQVGSELAEVLRSLFPDKIIVADTKCADAGGTVAKNNAVRGADWMTCICCATIPTMEAALKAIKTERGERGEIQIELYGDWTFEQAQLWLDAGISQAIYHQSRDALLAGETWGEKDLNKVKKLIDMGFRVSVTGGLDVDTLKLFEGVDVFTFIAGRGITEAADPAGAARAFKDEIKRIWG, from the coding sequence ATGACAAAAAGAATACCTAATTTACAAGTTGCATTAGACCATTCAGACTTGCAAGGAGCGATTAAAGCAGCTGTTTCTGTTGGTCAGGAAGTAGATATTATCGAAGCTGGAACTGTTTGCTTGCTTCAAGTTGGAAGTGAACTGGCTGAAGTCTTGCGTAGCCTTTTCCCAGATAAGATTATTGTGGCAGACACAAAATGTGCTGATGCTGGTGGAACAGTTGCTAAAAATAATGCGGTTCGTGGAGCAGACTGGATGACTTGTATCTGTTGTGCAACCATCCCTACTATGGAAGCAGCTCTAAAGGCTATCAAGACTGAACGAGGAGAACGAGGCGAAATCCAGATCGAGCTTTATGGCGATTGGACTTTTGAACAAGCTCAGCTTTGGCTAGATGCAGGTATCTCACAAGCTATTTATCACCAATCTCGTGATGCTCTTCTTGCTGGTGAAACTTGGGGTGAAAAAGACCTTAATAAGGTTAAAAAACTCATTGACATGGGCTTCCGTGTATCTGTAACAGGTGGTCTAGATGTAGATACTCTCAAACTCTTTGAAGGTGTTGATGTCTTTACCTTTATCGCAGGTCGTGGAATTACAGAGGCTGCGGATCCAGCAGGAGCAGCGCGTGCCTTCAAGGATGAAATCAAACGAATTTGGGGGTAA